In Zingiber officinale cultivar Zhangliang chromosome 3A, Zo_v1.1, whole genome shotgun sequence, the DNA window TCGTAGCGGCCCTCACCTGAACAGGAGGGCCACCGGAAGCCACCGGTCGAGGCATAATCTTATGGCCCAGATTCTCTCCTCCGGCCACCACCGCCGCTGGGTATGTCGATGCCCAGCAAGGCATCACGAAGGGCAACCCGAACGGAAAGCCGTTCGGCGTCGGCAAGTACTGCAAGTGGTGGTAAGGGTACACCACCGGAAGAGGATGCTTCCAGATAAATAGATCAGGATTAGGATTAGGGTTAGGGATTCGGGCAGCCCCATTTCTCCCATCTTTGGGGGGATCCCTCGACCGATCGCCGGATGAAAGCTCCTCTTCCTTCGCCGCCCTATCCTCCGCCCTAGATTGCTTCATCTGGAACTCCAGCGCCGCCCGATCCTCCTGTGTCGGCCTCTCCTTCACCGGCATCCGATCGCCGGCGCGATCGACTCTCGGAgcagggttcttcttcttcttattcttcttcttcttcttctcgacgCCCCCGCCGACGGAGAGTCTAAGTGTGAGATCGATTCCATCGCCGTCCTTCTCCGCTGCGATTGGCCTTCCCTTCGAGGGCAACGATTCCATCGCCTCTTCCGCTGCTGCTTCTTCAAAAAGGGATTTCGGAAAATTTCGTTTCGAGCCCCGGAGGGAAGAAAACCATTTAAATAGACACGACCCTTCGACCAAAGAGCGTGCCACGTGTGCGTCGGACCATGATTCCTGGCGCTTACCTTTTTCATTGCGCCACCTGCTGTGGGCCCCTCGCCAGCCGGACACCTCTTCTCATCTGCCTGCTACTCGGTTACAACCACCGCGCAGGCTTTTCGGGCGCCGCAAACGCGTACGGTAGTACTTTATCGAGACGCTGTCGCGTTGGTTTCGTGCTTGGTGTCCCGTCCGGGGCAGCGAATTAGATGACACAAGGCGTGTTGCCGTGAGTGACGCGTGACCGGGTCTCACGGGAACAACGATTCAGGAGGCGGCTCGACACGTGGATGACGGAGCCCGTGATAGGCGTAGCCGCATGGCGTGCCACGTGGGAACTAAAAGGCTGGGTCGCCATTGGAGTAGCTGGATTGCGCCACGTAAAGAGGCAGGAGAAGAGCTAGGCCTGGAAACGTGTTGGGACGTGAGTGTTTGCGTGGCAGGATTTGAGTGGTCAATTGAGACCTTACGACCGGGTTTGTACAAGTGTGTTGTcgctaatcaatattatatacttaacaataaaatttattatctaaaaataaaataaaataatccaaACGAATAAAAAACCAAACTATAACACgtcaaatcaaaatttaaactatAAAGTAAATAAATCACATTCAAACATAAACTACAAACTTCATTATAATAAACTCAAGCTACAATTAAATTTACtataattaaaaaacaaattgACATCAATCTAACAATTTAAACCTaagttcaaaaaaaatttaagggaGACTTTAAATTAATTGGTAcctcaaaaatatgaatcttaCCCAATTAAAGTAATTAGGGCTAGAAAAAATaagattaattt includes these proteins:
- the LOC122051345 gene encoding ninja-family protein mc410-like → MESLPSKGRPIAAEKDGDGIDLTLRLSVGGGVEKKKKKNKKKKNPAPRVDRAGDRMPVKERPTQEDRAALEFQMKQSRAEDRAAKEEELSSGDRSRDPPKDGRNGAARIPNPNPNPDLFIWKHPLPVVYPYHHLQYLPTPNGFPFGLPFVMPCWASTYPAAVVAGGENLGHKIMPRPVASGGPPVQVRAATNPCHGGLDSEKGIGDFVTGKTPAKINSTGSSASSLSNHRSGSFQGGCVSSVDSRNSSIPEEDAAKKLVSGPHRASNTKSLERTASVNKPSSSTACKLSLSRRLPLVSATGDGPDGRTVNGFLYRYNSESAVRIQCICHGRSFTPAEFVGHAGVADVSQPLKQIVVVGGEGSR